The Anguilla anguilla isolate fAngAng1 chromosome 2, fAngAng1.pri, whole genome shotgun sequence genome contains the following window.
TTTTGTCAGTCACATGGAAGCTgcgaggccttgctgctgattggctgtcttatggtCAGCCAATAGAAAAGTGGTGACGTTTTTTCCGGAAGCGTTTCACGCAGCCTCTGAAGTGTGGTTGTTTACTACCTTCACATCAGGTATAATTGAAGAGAAAACGACAAAAGGCAATACGACCGTTGTGGCGTTCAATATTTATCGTCGCAgtatattgcccagccctaacATGGATGTCTCCTCATgcagaaataaaagcaaagtTCTGGTTCGCGAGGTCGCGTGAAGGTCGTGTATCTTTGCCTGCCCTTGTGCGTCCGTGTGCCCGCTCGCGGTGCGCGCTTCACCCGGGTGAGCTGCGTCTCTCTGTTCGGCAGTGGGCGCGGTCACGGTCATCAGCCCCCTGGAGCTGGTGCGCACCAAGATGCAGTCCCGCCAGCTGTCCTACGGCGAGCTGCGGGTTTGCATCCGCTCCGCCGTGGCCCAGAACGGCTGGCTGTCCCTGTGGAGGGGCTGGGGACCCACCGTCCTGCGAGACGTGCCCTTCTCAGGTGACTCTCCCTTCCCGCCGTGTCCGGGGGACCGCTTCGTCTAACAGTCACACTGTCCCTAACTGAACTTTACACACCTCGACTGGAAACACAGCGTGTTTGCTTCTGAATGAAAGAACAACTTGGTACGAGAGAATTCGACCCGACAGCTTTAGTGTCAGTAGACTTCCGTTTTGCGGTTATAGTTTTACTTAATTTGAACGTTACAGATTTCACAGGGCAGTATAATTCTCTAACGTTCTGGCTCTCTGTGAAGTAGTAGCACCCTGTTCTGTTTCGCAAAAGTCGTGTTGTATTCATTATCTGCTCTCTGCCCTCCAGCCCTGTACTGGTTTAACTACGAGCTGGCGAAGGCCCAACTGTGCGCTGGCTACAGGGTTACCGAGGCTACCTTCATGATGAGTTTTTTTGCCGGCGCCATCTCCGGGGCGGTGAGTAGTACTGCATCTGCAACGCCTGCTGTTGCTAACACAGTATCCAAAATGTCCCCATACACGGCGATGAGAAAAGGCACCTAAGCTGAAAAACgggtaaagaaagaaagaataagaagaaaaaaaaaggataattgTGTGTAATGATGAAGTGTGTGCTGTAAAACCGTACTGGCAGTTCAAATGCATTTGCTGAAGGTGCTTACGACTGGTGAGAAGTGTTGTCAGCGGTTCACAGGTGTGTGCGTGACAAATGTTTCCACTGGGGACTATAAGCGGAACATTTTTCCTGGCTGCGGTTCCCTTCGGCATGCTGTTTATTATATACAGGGCTCATGTGTGCGTTAGCATAGTTATGTAATGTGGACCGTATTCGATTCCCCTTTGCTCACCGCGTGGATTGCTTGTTTCTGATTTGACGCTCCGGTGATCTCGGATCTTTTAACAGCCTCAGCCTTTGTCGGGCAGTGATATGCGCTGGCTTGCACCAGCAGTTTACTGTCCCTGATAAGGAGAAGGAGAGCTGCAGTGACACTTTAATAATGTTACACGCACCTGCATATTATACTGTTGAACAAATATGGGTTGGGTAAGCCATTGTGAAGAGGTACGACTGTGGGAAAGTGGCCCTGCGTTGTAAAATGAGAGCATTACCATGTAATCCATGCCTGGGAGGATACTGGACTTGGACACCCTTCCATGGCAGTCGCTGAAATGATACACCATGCGTTTTCAGTCGCTGAAATGATACACCCATCTAATCTTAACCATTGGCAACAGGAGAGACGAGCCACCATGTTGAATGCCAGTCAACCGGAAGACCTTATAATGATAGTTACCCATAATTCTTTTCATGTTCTTTTGACTTAGCTACAGGCTATAGTTAAAAACTGATAGTGTACTTAGCCTTCACTGCAAACAACATCAGAAGAGTCCTTTTCATATGGATCCTATGTAAATAAGCAACACTAACCCTTTTGTTAAAGTCCAGCTGTTAAGTGTGTCGCACTGTTGACTCTCTGTAACAGGTAGCGGCGGTGATGACCCTGCCCTTTGACGTGGTGAAGACACAGAGGCAGATTCAGCTGGGGGAGATGGAGACGCTGGGAGGTAGGACGGGGAAGGCCGGGGAAgggccaagggggggggggggggtagcagcaGGGGCCTGGCTCCCGGCTGGGTTGTGCCGACTCCAGACCGCTGCTTTGACCGTGTCGCTGAACTGACCCTCTCCcggtctctctcccctctctcagacAGGGCGCGGCGGCAGCGGCGTGATGgactgaggggggcggggctgtagTCTGCGtgttgtttccccccccctcctcccacagagACAGGTGATCCACGGGGGCCTCGCGGTGAAGATGGCGGCTCGGCGTGGCTTAGAGCGCAGGGCTGTGCCACGCCCTGCATGGAGGGCGCTTGACATTTGTAGCTGATGCCACCGGAGGACTTGGCAACGCAAGACAAAGGCTTTTGcccttgtcttgtttttttttctttctttttgtttttaaaccatttGGTGCCCAATGTGGGGCTGCTCTGGGGTcaccagatgcttcttttcacaccgctaagcttgcacagagtggagttggaggaagaccttttacATGCGGCTTTTACAGCCATGGGCACTCGGTCGACCAGAGGTGGTAGCTATATAGCAAAGAAACGTGGACCCCTAGCTGACCGATCCCTCCCACATGCTGGTCGCTAATTACGTTTTTCCCTGTGGAGCTGCTGGCcggttggcactggcacagtccaaaTTTGAGCtgagaccatggggctcatccttgcaccacagcatggtgccttttcgtagatctttttttttgggggagaaaATCGTGTCCTTCAGTTACGATGATGGACAaatggggcggggccaggggatGGGAGGGGTTACGTCAAGCAGGCGTGTGCTAACTGTGTCATTCCCTGGCCTGTACCCTTACAGGGTCTGCAAAGAGGAACAGTGTTggaagaagaaaggagagaagaatGGCGTCCCTCGCGGCTTTCTGATCACTCGTCTTGGGAGATGGTTGCATAGCGACTAATTCTCTTCTTCTCCCCTTCACAGCCCCAGCTAAGAAGCCCTCATCCACCTGGCACATCATGAGCAGGATCCTGGCTGATTCGGGCTATAGGGGACTCTTTGCAGGTGAGAATCGGAGGAACCTCCATTGTCCCACCGTTTGTTGACCATGTATAGGGTGTACGTTTTGTCAGACATAAAGGTTAGGTTTTATACGAGAACTGGGGTATGGCAATTCACAATAATTTGTAAGAGATCTCACTCTTAAGAAATATTTGTGAGCAGTACTCTTAATTGAGCCCCAACTTAGGTAAGGCTTCACTGTGCACTAGTAGTATTGGGcagttatatatatttatatatacctAGCCTACTAACTGTATTATTTGCTTTAACCATTTATTGTTGAGGTGACATTATGAATGTGAGAGAACTACttattttctcttatttatatttaattttgttttgttgatattgTGGATTGTCTATAATGTGATGTTTGAATGTCTTATCTTGTCTTTTGTGTAGACCCCAGGAAGAATAGTTGTTACTGAGGTTATaactaatggggatcctaaataaataaataaacttaaagTGGAAAATTCAGTGAACTCCAATAATCCCATCAATGCAAACataacaatgggcctcattcacaaaacttttcttaaattattcttatttttgttcttaaaaatgttccaacgAAAacccaatatgggattcatgacacgtgcagacctttgtttttgtatgagatgatgaatgctgacttaattttaagaaagataagaaagaaaatactgccaaaatgttcttggaaatgttcttacacacacagcttacgatcaaatgtgaccGTACGCATGTTTCTTGAACGAGGCCCAATGTGTCCTAAGATGGTTGTATTTTTGGGATGTGCTGCTCGGCGCCCCCGGGGCAAGGGGCCGATGCGGTCAGAACTGTTGACCAAACCGTGACTGTTGGCTTTTCCTCCCTTCAGGCTTCTTGCCCAGAGTGGTCAAGGTGGCCCCGGCCTGCGCGGTCATGATCAGCACTTACGAGTTTGGGAAGGCCTTCTTCCAGAAGCTGAACCGGGAGCACGCCCTGCGGGCTCTGTGagagcgacccccccccccaccccacacgcaACTGCTGGGTGACTCTGGAGAACACACTCCCGACCATCCAAACCGTTTAAAACGAGCACACTTTAAGATGTCTGAAAGGGGCATAACTCGTTAGCACTTAATGGCCTTGTGACATTCTACCAAATGtgacacaaagaaaataatcaatacattttaagaGAATCCATGGAAAGGTTCCGGAAGATTCTTTCACCACAGcgtataatttaatataatattaaattatatatcaAGCCACTATTATGTGTCCATAGTCAGTGTAGCTTCTAGTCCCTTGTTAAGTTGTTGGGATATCTACCCAGAAGCACCCTGGACAGAGATGCAGACATCAAGTAATTACATTGTAAGGCTTACAAACCAGAGATTATATTGTAAGTCTGTAAATTCTCATGTAGGGACACCATCTGGCTCACCTCCTCTGTGTGGCCTTAGCCCCACTCAAAGCCTTCTGTGGCGTTTTAAACCGTTTGGATTGTGTAGTTCTTTCCATCTAAGTTTAAAGGGGGTAGTAACCGAAACAGCAATGCTGGAAACATTTGGAACTGAGAAACCTGAGACTTTCCCCTTGCTGCAATAGTGGCGTGCCTTTTCCCCCCCGACTCTCAGCACATTTTATCAAGGATTCACCGTCTCTGCTCAGAGACGCCACCTGCTGTCACGGTCTGGAAATAGTTCTCAGGTGCGTCCCTGTCCTAGGTTGGAAGTTAAACTTGGCTGACACGATACGGACACTTGGCATACTGCGGCACATAGCAACCAGACCTCACTGCACCCGGACAAGAGACCTCTGGCAGCGCCTACTGTGGGCTGATAGCTCCTGCAGACAGCATACAATTCCACGCATGAGAAAGACGCCCAACCAGCTGCAACTTAGTAAGCTTTGGCTCCCTGTTAGTCACGTCTGTCTTATTTTGAGttggttgttatttttttactttgtaagCGACTGTGTGAATATTGAGGTTATGAATTTGGCTCAACTGTACACTACCCATCGCAGTTCATTCTCGGAGAGCTTGGCGATTGCGCTAAAGGGCATTTGAGCTGTTCGGCTGGCAGAATGGAGGAAGGACTGGCATTTCCTCACCCATTTGAACCGGACTCCTATAGCCTGTTTGGGCATTGGAAAGAGACTGTGTTTCCGAGGCCTTTGAATGGAAACTCTGCGAGCTCCGTGGTTGAACTGTGACTCCCAGGTCGACCTGTGGTCTCCCTGCTGGCATTCAATAACCCACCCACTGTGAAACCACCTCCGAAACTCAAGAAGGCTTGTTGAAAGCTGAAGACAAAGCGTGGATAAACCACTCGATAGCTCGTCAGGCAAGAATATTTCCGTAGTAAGTTCAACATGTAGCAGCATTGACTTGTCGATGGTGCCAGTTGTGCTCTACCTTTTGTTCCAGTAAGCACGATATGCATGTTCTTTTCTGGTGACTGCATCGTTCAATGGGATACGTACATCAGTTCTGCTGTTCGATCGACCTCTGTTCTAATTTTAGATGGGGATAGGGCATTGGGATAAGGGATCAATTAAGGCAAACTGTGATTTTTGAAGTCATCTCGAACCTGCTTATTCAGCCCATTTCAGATCACACTTGAGGAAGCTGTGAAGGGATATTTAATATCCAATGTTCTCTCTCACCGGGTAGAGTGGAAACTGACAGTAAACCATCGATCAATGCAACGGGCCAGACTGatgtgaaacatttccagtgatgtaactttttttaaatgttcttttacTGTTGGTCGTACTCGAATGTATGTGTTAAATAGTAATAAAGATCTTATTTGATAAGCTGTTTTTCTGCTGTATTGCCACAAGCATaccatgtttgtttttggtttcaaCTGTTGAAAACCTGTTCTATGACTAGAGAGACTTATAAAAACTTCTGGGTGAACACCAGTTCCAACATGcaggaaaaaaactcaaacatgTTAAATGCTTTAATCTTTgtatattaacattattaataacaaGCATAAAGAttgcactgaaaatgaaagtaaaaagaCAAGGAGAGTGACTTTTCACCACGAGTTCAGATTTTTCACACATTCTAacaaagtctttaaaaaaaaagcttaacaGCCATTCACAACCATTTCCAAAATTCCATTCGGCCTGTACATGGAAAAGCCTGAACTGTTCAGTTTCTGCTCGATGTTACACCCTAGTGGACAAATGTTATACTGTGCTGAAGGAGACCATTTTAGGATATTTCATTTCGAGGTTTCTTATAcgcatttctttatttttatctatttaagaaaatgtactGGTGCTGTACAAAGGcccaaatatttcatttctgattGAATTGGTTAACCAGTTTAACAATATTCAAGCATGTTGCAGACTTTGGTTGcacactgtaaatatttgaGAGTAGTCCACACTACAGCACATTTTTCAGTAGTGTGACTTTTTACCAAGCTGTATAAGGCCATCTTGCTAATAACCGATCCAGTTTTTGTAGAAGGCTGATttgggaggaggtggtgggaTCTAAGGCACCGGAAGATACACGGATACCAGCTGAGGCAGTGGATACTTCAACCCTCCCTTATGTACATCTACATGGAAAAGACTTGTCTGGTATGACCAAAATCAAGGTAGAAAATCCACTGTAATTATCTTTAAGCTAAATTGCAAAATGGATACTGTCAAAAATGATAGCAATATCAATTTCTTGTGTTCAAAAATCTCGACCACAATTTCTTTACACTGAAAGGGGAAAAAGGTCATGGAACATTGCAGACTCGCTCATATTTTTAAGCTCAGATGAGTTTCTTGGTTGGCTCCCTCGCCATTCGCGCCCTGGACACAAACATACAACCtacacaaaatgtacaactgTCAACGTACAGAACTAAGTGACATTTTCAAGAATGGTCAGATTCCTCTAGAAAGCATTTCCCCTCTAATCCTTCAGTCTCCATATTGTATTCTGAATTAAAttgccatttctttttcttgacACAACACTTATGTTCTTGAAGCATTATCTTGGACAAGGTTCatctgtttaaaatgcagagtAACACagacattgtatttttttttttgctttttttgggtGTAATTAGGACCTTATAATTGCAAGCGATATCACTCAAAGCCTGCAAGGTGGTGGTACAAATGTCCCACTGCCTTCAACAGATACCATTGCAGAGTGTGCAGCCTGTTGGGCAGTATAAACATTACAAGAGAACCTGAACCTGGCTATGTTTACATTAGACTGTGAGGGTAAGAAagtttatttttccacatttaaatgTGATCATTATGCCAACAATGTATTCCTAATATACTCTCATTTTCAAGTAATTTATCTCCTCTAATGGAAACATAACTGTTGTAGTTCATGTTATACACATCAGTAGTGTAAAGAAAAACTAGTTGGACTGGGTTTAGCAAATCACAGATAACCGACTACTTCAGATGTCAAGCGGCAGTGAGAAAAAGGCTCAGTGACAGCATTTTAGAAAAAGGACAAACGTTAGCTGGCAAGAGATAAAAACGgtctgttttttcttgttaCAGAGAATGGCTTAAAGTTTCACCAAGAAAGTTACAAAACAGGAATATTTTACTGGAAATCTCAACTCAAGCTTTAAAGACATAAATTGTGCCAGTTTATGGCTACTTGGTAAACGTTGGATCATACTAACAGcattgtatatgatgtaacatGAATAGGCATCACTCACATGAATACTTATCTCGGCTGAGGTATCTTCAATTAATGGTCTCTAAAGTCTTTGTGCTTGCCACTGAGAAATTAGATCAGGTCCCCTGcaatttcttcctcttcttaaCTGGTATTCATAATTGGCAAAATttcactgctgcagggatttgaaTAACTGTCCTTGATGacacaagttttaaaaaaaagatttttttactACAAATTATGCCAGATTAAGTGCTATGTCCAACTAAACTGTTGTAGGATATTAGTTCCCAGGTGGATGCAAGAcagtgtttaaattaaattaaattaaattttttcaaAATCCATAGTTCAGCATGGAAAGGCTAATATCCTTAAGAGATCAAGTTCACAGTTGTTGTCATAGGCAGTGTTGTTGCTAATTGTGCAATGAGGGTATTTTGGCTGCTAAATCAATTGTGAATGTCTGGAAGAGTGACTGGTGGATGCttaacctgcaaaaaaaaaaagcagtaaagTCTCCTACTTTTAGATGGAAATTTGGCATGTGAATCAAATGACCTTTGATGTTCTTCCACATGCATCCCAAATGTCTGAATCTTATTTTTTCAAACACGTTTTTCTCTTCacccattttttctctctcaatttGTTAATGACCAATCATTATTTATGGTCCTATCACATATCTGCAGCATCTTTCATTAGTTCTGGAAAGCACAGATTAGCAGGCACATCCTACAAAACACTGGTTGCCAGCCACTGCTCCTTTTGATAAGTTCACTGTCCAAGTTGCACATTCATTACACCAGaggaccacacacacagaacagactgACAGCAGGCACGGATAAGAGCTCCTGTGCCACGAAATAGAGGGTACCCTGCCAACTGAAGCCTAGACTGTAGGAATATCTGAATTTTCATACAACATACCACTATACAGAGTACATGCATGATACTAAACTATATCTCATACCATTTGcgctcattaaaaatatatccctttccccccaaaaaaacttgGCTGAAATGCTGACAAACTAGAGTGTATTGTTGAGTAAGAATTGGTGTCAATGAAATGGCGGCATGAATTCTTGCAAGTGAACGGGTCTACGTTATCGTTAGGTAGCCACAAACTTACATGCTTGGCACCCGCCTGACTGAATTAACTTGTTTGGCTTGCATCTACAACGCTCCTTTCAGTGCTAGCTGAACAGGTCTTCAGTGCCGGCcagaaaaatgtatgcaaaagaAGGCACTTGAGGGAGAGAATACGGTATGGTTCATATGACGGGTAATTAACTCTGTGTGCATTTCTGACACTCATTTGCATGTCAACAAGTGTGGCGAGTACACTCCCACCTTGTTACTGAAGGACATCTTCCTTCTTCTCGCTTGAGGCCGTTTCCACCAAAGCCTTCTTTCTTTGCTGGAATGGACttcatgtgaacacacacaacacattctctGTCTCATGGGAGGGTGTGCCAGGACACGAGGACTGACTAAATTAACTGAACACAGCTTTCTGTACTATGAATAGAGAACTATGAGTGACTGTTGCACATTCAATGTGAACAGAAGATCATATGAATTTGGTTAAGATCTGGGATAGGGTGGTCCTAGCATGACCCAAAGCGACATGTCACAATATTTGCTGTCAAGGGCACTAATGGAATAGTCTGGTCTAGCAGCCTCATTTTTGGGTGGCTGTTTAGCAATGTGTCTCAAATATCTTACAATATACAGCATAAATTCTTACAAAATATAAGATAAACATGTGTTTAGATTCTGTAGGTCTAAGTAAGTGAATCTGGATGGAAATTATGGAACAACTTTTAGTTTTGAGCTCGGTGTGGTATAGTAAATATTTCCTGATGGCTTccgttttcattattttttacccatttgcAATAGCTTGACCCCATGAAATGCTTCAAGGATagtttttttcagtaaataagACAGGACTCTCTCCCAGGCCTACACTAATATGTTCCAGGGTACCAATGCAGGGAACTACAGAATTCCCCTTGTTAATCAGATCTCTTTGCCATCACAAATGGTAGCCGCCTCTTGAATAAAACTACACAGGAATCATATCTGTTCACTGCACGTTTCAGACTCTTTCATTAAAGGATGCCTTGTGCTTTGACCTAATAATTAagcatataaa
Protein-coding sequences here:
- the slc25a39 gene encoding solute carrier family 25 member 39 isoform X1, yielding MGERATVTPSGGITPVQQMLASGTGALLTSLFVTPLDVVKIRLQAQRSPFYRALAVDSVPWSNVIRPSKWKCFLYCNGLMDHLYVCQNGASCTSWYRTPTHFSGTLDAFVKITRNEGVRSLWSGLPPTLVMAVPATVIYFTCYDQLKDFLCYGMGYQGSQVPLVAGGLARLGAVTVISPLELVRTKMQSRQLSYGELRVCIRSAVAQNGWLSLWRGWGPTVLRDVPFSALYWFNYELAKAQLCAGYRVTEATFMMSFFAGAISGAVAAVMTLPFDVVKTQRQIQLGEMETLGAPAKKPSSTWHIMSRILADSGYRGLFAGFLPRVVKVAPACAVMISTYEFGKAFFQKLNREHALRAL
- the slc25a39 gene encoding solute carrier family 25 member 39 isoform X2, coding for MGERATVTPSGGITPVQQMLASGTGALLTSLFVTPLDVVKIRLQAQRSPFYRGKCFLYCNGLMDHLYVCQNGASCTSWYRTPTHFSGTLDAFVKITRNEGVRSLWSGLPPTLVMAVPATVIYFTCYDQLKDFLCYGMGYQGSQVPLVAGGLARLGAVTVISPLELVRTKMQSRQLSYGELRVCIRSAVAQNGWLSLWRGWGPTVLRDVPFSALYWFNYELAKAQLCAGYRVTEATFMMSFFAGAISGAVAAVMTLPFDVVKTQRQIQLGEMETLGAPAKKPSSTWHIMSRILADSGYRGLFAGFLPRVVKVAPACAVMISTYEFGKAFFQKLNREHALRAL